In a genomic window of Ipomoea triloba cultivar NCNSP0323 chromosome 3, ASM357664v1:
- the LOC116013914 gene encoding zinc finger-containing ubiquitin peptidase 1 isoform X4 gives MDGRASEGRDLGERISCLVNLQMKGSFYHVEGGMINMLRSCLELEPENCVSRLCGYVDHFESITSEDVGWGCGWRNIQMLSSHLLNQRQEARNVLFGGSGFVPDIPSLQRWLEIAWEQGFDMAGSKDFDQEIYGKRNWIGTTECATLFRSFGLRARIVDFCSKTIAPKVYGPMDKYVSKWKNNVSDPVSFTHDANVKGQEVLIDWVWNYFSDPKCTRSDNRHVLVSLKAPLYFQHQGHSRTIVGIQKKLQKNGSKQYNLLILDPGHRTKDLAKSLRDNDGWQRLIKRGVHTLRKPLYQLCFIDHGVAFGEEVEKLKNLQSIRHEF, from the exons ATGGATGGTCGAGCGTCTGAGGGGAGAGACTTGGGTGAACGAATAAGCTGCTTAGTCAATCTGCAGATGAAGGGATCTTTTTACCATGTTGAAGGAGGCATGATTAACATGCTGAGAAGCTGTTTGGAATTAGAACCTGAGAACTGTGTCAGTCGGTTGTGTGGTTATGTAGATCATTTTGAAAGCATCACATCAGAGGATGTTGGATGGGGGTGTGGATGGCGCAATATTCAGATGCTCAGCTCTCATTTGCTCAACCAAAGACAAGAAGCAAGGAACGTTCTCTTTGGTGGCTCAGGGTTTGTTCCTGATATCCCTTCGCTCCAGAGATGGCTTGAAATTGCCTGGGAACAAGGCTTTGATATGGCTGGGTCTAAAGACTTTGATCAAGAAATCTATGGAAAAAGAAATTGGATTGGAACTACAGAATGTGCTACCCTCTTCCGTTCTTTTGGTCTTCGTGCTCGAATAGTGGATTTCTGTAGTAAGACAATTGCACCGAAGGTTTATGGACCTATGGACAAATATGTGTCCAAGTGGAAAAACAATGTTTCTGACCCTGTATCCTTTACACATGATGCAAATGTTAAGGGACAGGAGGTTCTCATTGATTGGGTGTGGAATTACTTTTCTGACCCTAAGTGTACAAGATCTGACAATAGACATGTCCTTGTCAGTCTGAAAGC GCCATTGTACTTCCAACATCAAGGCCACTCAAGAACAATTGTTGGGATTCAAAAGAAACTTCAGAAAAATGGCTCGAAGCAATACAATCTTTTGATCTTAGACCCTGGCCAT AGAACCAAAGATCTGGCAAAATCTCTCAGAGACAATGATGGATGGCAAAGGCTAATAAAAAGAGGTGTGCACACTCTGAGGAAGCCACTATATCAG TTGTGTTTTATTGATCATGGAGTCGCTTTTGGGGAAGAGGTTGAAAAACTGAAGAACTTACAAAGCATTCGTCATGAATTTTAG
- the LOC116013914 gene encoding uncharacterized protein LOC116013914 isoform X3 translates to MDITTCPFCHLRVLSVELERHANSHFDDEDVVNDFELGRDVALAPSSSPQVSSATLRKTGAWERPESSSSSSRMDGRASEGRDLGERISCLVNLQMKGSFYHVEGGMINMLRSCLELEPENCVSRLCGYVDHFESITSEDVGWGCGWRNIQMLSSHLLNQRQEARNVLFGGSGFVPDIPSLQRWLEIAWEQGFDMAGSKDFDQEIYGKRNWIGTTECATLFRSFGLRARIVDFCSKTIAPKVYGPMDKYVSKWKNNVSDPVSFTHDANVKGQEVLIDWVWNYFSDPKCTRSDNRHVLVSLKAPLYFQHQGHSRTIVGIQKKLQKNGSKQYNLLILDPGHVIVIITFREPKIWQNLSETMMDGKG, encoded by the exons ATGGACATCACGACTTGCCCCTTCTGCCATCTGAGAGTTCTTTCTGTAGAACTGGAAAG ACATGCAAACAGTCACTTCGACGATGAAGACGTTGTTAACGATTTCGAGTTGGGACGAGACGTTGCCCTTGCTCCTTCTAGTTCCCCCCAG GTTAGTAGTGCAACTCTCCGTAAAACTGGTGCATGGGAAAGGCCTGAGAGTAGCTCTTCAAGTTCTCGTATGGATGGTCGAGCGTCTGAGGGGAGAGACTTGGGTGAACGAATAAGCTGCTTAGTCAATCTGCAGATGAAGGGATCTTTTTACCATGTTGAAGGAGGCATGATTAACATGCTGAGAAGCTGTTTGGAATTAGAACCTGAGAACTGTGTCAGTCGGTTGTGTGGTTATGTAGATCATTTTGAAAGCATCACATCAGAGGATGTTGGATGGGGGTGTGGATGGCGCAATATTCAGATGCTCAGCTCTCATTTGCTCAACCAAAGACAAGAAGCAAGGAACGTTCTCTTTGGTGGCTCAGGGTTTGTTCCTGATATCCCTTCGCTCCAGAGATGGCTTGAAATTGCCTGGGAACAAGGCTTTGATATGGCTGGGTCTAAAGACTTTGATCAAGAAATCTATGGAAAAAGAAATTGGATTGGAACTACAGAATGTGCTACCCTCTTCCGTTCTTTTGGTCTTCGTGCTCGAATAGTGGATTTCTGTAGTAAGACAATTGCACCGAAGGTTTATGGACCTATGGACAAATATGTGTCCAAGTGGAAAAACAATGTTTCTGACCCTGTATCCTTTACACATGATGCAAATGTTAAGGGACAGGAGGTTCTCATTGATTGGGTGTGGAATTACTTTTCTGACCCTAAGTGTACAAGATCTGACAATAGACATGTCCTTGTCAGTCTGAAAGC GCCATTGTACTTCCAACATCAAGGCCACTCAAGAACAATTGTTGGGATTCAAAAGAAACTTCAGAAAAATGGCTCGAAGCAATACAATCTTTTGATCTTAGACCCTGGCCATGTAA TTGTGATCATAACTTTCAGAGAACCAAAGATCTGGCAAAATCTCTCAGAGACAATGATGGATGGCAAAGGCTAA
- the LOC116013914 gene encoding zinc finger-containing ubiquitin peptidase 1 isoform X2, translating to MDITTCPFCHLRVLSVELERHANSHFDDEDVVNDFELGRDVALAPSSSPQVSSATLRKTGAWERPESSSSSSRMDGRASEGRDLGERISCLVNLQMKGSFYHVEGGMINMLRSCLELEPENCVSRLCGYVDHFESITSEDVGWGCGWRNIQMLSSHLLNQRQEARNVLFGGSGFVPDIPSLQRWLEIAWEQGFDMAGSKDFDQEIYGKRNWIGTTECATLFRSFGLRARIVDFCSKTIAPKVYGPMDKYVSKWKNNVSDPVSFTHDANVKGQEVLIDWVWNYFSDPKCTRSDNRHVLVSLKAPLYFQHQGHSRTIVGIQKKLQKNGSKQYNLLILDPGHRTKDLAKSLRDNDGWQRLIKRGVHTLRKPLYQLCFIDHGVAFGEEVEKLKNLQSIRHEF from the exons ATGGACATCACGACTTGCCCCTTCTGCCATCTGAGAGTTCTTTCTGTAGAACTGGAAAG ACATGCAAACAGTCACTTCGACGATGAAGACGTTGTTAACGATTTCGAGTTGGGACGAGACGTTGCCCTTGCTCCTTCTAGTTCCCCCCAG GTTAGTAGTGCAACTCTCCGTAAAACTGGTGCATGGGAAAGGCCTGAGAGTAGCTCTTCAAGTTCTCGTATGGATGGTCGAGCGTCTGAGGGGAGAGACTTGGGTGAACGAATAAGCTGCTTAGTCAATCTGCAGATGAAGGGATCTTTTTACCATGTTGAAGGAGGCATGATTAACATGCTGAGAAGCTGTTTGGAATTAGAACCTGAGAACTGTGTCAGTCGGTTGTGTGGTTATGTAGATCATTTTGAAAGCATCACATCAGAGGATGTTGGATGGGGGTGTGGATGGCGCAATATTCAGATGCTCAGCTCTCATTTGCTCAACCAAAGACAAGAAGCAAGGAACGTTCTCTTTGGTGGCTCAGGGTTTGTTCCTGATATCCCTTCGCTCCAGAGATGGCTTGAAATTGCCTGGGAACAAGGCTTTGATATGGCTGGGTCTAAAGACTTTGATCAAGAAATCTATGGAAAAAGAAATTGGATTGGAACTACAGAATGTGCTACCCTCTTCCGTTCTTTTGGTCTTCGTGCTCGAATAGTGGATTTCTGTAGTAAGACAATTGCACCGAAGGTTTATGGACCTATGGACAAATATGTGTCCAAGTGGAAAAACAATGTTTCTGACCCTGTATCCTTTACACATGATGCAAATGTTAAGGGACAGGAGGTTCTCATTGATTGGGTGTGGAATTACTTTTCTGACCCTAAGTGTACAAGATCTGACAATAGACATGTCCTTGTCAGTCTGAAAGC GCCATTGTACTTCCAACATCAAGGCCACTCAAGAACAATTGTTGGGATTCAAAAGAAACTTCAGAAAAATGGCTCGAAGCAATACAATCTTTTGATCTTAGACCCTGGCCAT AGAACCAAAGATCTGGCAAAATCTCTCAGAGACAATGATGGATGGCAAAGGCTAATAAAAAGAGGTGTGCACACTCTGAGGAAGCCACTATATCAG TTGTGTTTTATTGATCATGGAGTCGCTTTTGGGGAAGAGGTTGAAAAACTGAAGAACTTACAAAGCATTCGTCATGAATTTTA G
- the LOC116013914 gene encoding zinc finger-containing ubiquitin peptidase 1 isoform X1 — translation MDITTCPFCHLRVLSVELERHANSHFDDEDVVNDFELGRDVALAPSSSPQVSSATLRKTGAWERPESSSSSSRMDGRASEGRDLGERISCLVNLQMKGSFYHVEGGMINMLRSCLELEPENCVSRLCGYVDHFESITSEDVGWGCGWRNIQMLSSHLLNQRQEARNVLFGGSGFVPDIPSLQRWLEIAWEQGFDMAGSKDFDQEIYGKRNWIGTTECATLFRSFGLRARIVDFCSKTIAPKVYGPMDKYVSKWKNNVSDPVSFTHDANVKGQEVLIDWVWNYFSDPKCTRSDNRHVLVSLKAPLYFQHQGHSRTIVGIQKKLQKNGSKQYNLLILDPGHRTKDLAKSLRDNDGWQRLIKRGVHTLRKPLYQLCFIDHGVAFGEEVEKLKNLQSIRHEF, via the exons ATGGACATCACGACTTGCCCCTTCTGCCATCTGAGAGTTCTTTCTGTAGAACTGGAAAG ACATGCAAACAGTCACTTCGACGATGAAGACGTTGTTAACGATTTCGAGTTGGGACGAGACGTTGCCCTTGCTCCTTCTAGTTCCCCCCAG GTTAGTAGTGCAACTCTCCGTAAAACTGGTGCATGGGAAAGGCCTGAGAGTAGCTCTTCAAGTTCTCGTATGGATGGTCGAGCGTCTGAGGGGAGAGACTTGGGTGAACGAATAAGCTGCTTAGTCAATCTGCAGATGAAGGGATCTTTTTACCATGTTGAAGGAGGCATGATTAACATGCTGAGAAGCTGTTTGGAATTAGAACCTGAGAACTGTGTCAGTCGGTTGTGTGGTTATGTAGATCATTTTGAAAGCATCACATCAGAGGATGTTGGATGGGGGTGTGGATGGCGCAATATTCAGATGCTCAGCTCTCATTTGCTCAACCAAAGACAAGAAGCAAGGAACGTTCTCTTTGGTGGCTCAGGGTTTGTTCCTGATATCCCTTCGCTCCAGAGATGGCTTGAAATTGCCTGGGAACAAGGCTTTGATATGGCTGGGTCTAAAGACTTTGATCAAGAAATCTATGGAAAAAGAAATTGGATTGGAACTACAGAATGTGCTACCCTCTTCCGTTCTTTTGGTCTTCGTGCTCGAATAGTGGATTTCTGTAGTAAGACAATTGCACCGAAGGTTTATGGACCTATGGACAAATATGTGTCCAAGTGGAAAAACAATGTTTCTGACCCTGTATCCTTTACACATGATGCAAATGTTAAGGGACAGGAGGTTCTCATTGATTGGGTGTGGAATTACTTTTCTGACCCTAAGTGTACAAGATCTGACAATAGACATGTCCTTGTCAGTCTGAAAGC GCCATTGTACTTCCAACATCAAGGCCACTCAAGAACAATTGTTGGGATTCAAAAGAAACTTCAGAAAAATGGCTCGAAGCAATACAATCTTTTGATCTTAGACCCTGGCCAT AGAACCAAAGATCTGGCAAAATCTCTCAGAGACAATGATGGATGGCAAAGGCTAATAAAAAGAGGTGTGCACACTCTGAGGAAGCCACTATATCAG TTGTGTTTTATTGATCATGGAGTCGCTTTTGGGGAAGAGGTTGAAAAACTGAAGAACTTACAAAGCATTCGTCATGAATTTTAG